The following coding sequences are from one Formosa haliotis window:
- a CDS encoding ABC transporter ATPase, with translation MLVDFNTLPETSKVWIYQANRSFSDQELDEIKSKIEVFLENWTAHGADLSAGYDIKYKRFIVIGLNQDINKASGCSLDASVHFIQQLEKEYNVDLLDKMNVSYKQGEFVAYKTLTEFRKMAKDKAVSKNTIVFNNLVNNIAEYKENWEVPASDSWHNRFLK, from the coding sequence GTTAGTAGATTTTAATACATTACCAGAAACTTCAAAAGTTTGGATATACCAAGCCAATCGTTCATTTTCAGACCAAGAATTAGACGAAATAAAATCTAAAATAGAAGTGTTTTTAGAAAACTGGACTGCCCATGGTGCCGACTTAAGTGCAGGCTACGACATTAAATATAAGCGTTTTATTGTAATCGGGTTAAATCAAGACATCAACAAAGCATCGGGATGTTCTTTAGATGCTTCGGTACATTTTATTCAGCAATTAGAAAAAGAGTATAATGTAGATTTACTAGACAAAATGAATGTTTCTTACAAGCAAGGGGAATTTGTTGCCTACAAAACTTTAACTGAATTTAGAAAGATGGCTAAAGACAAAGCCGTATCTAAAAATACCATAGTTTTTAATAATTTGGTAAATAATATTGCTGAATACAAAGAGAATTGGGAAGTGCCTGCTAGCGACAGTTGGCACAATAGATTTCTTAAATAA